In Rana temporaria chromosome 3, aRanTem1.1, whole genome shotgun sequence, a single window of DNA contains:
- the LOC120931270 gene encoding putative olfactory receptor 2B8 isoform X2: MGMITWNYTEVEEFILLGLTRSPEMQIILFVIFLISYVISLMGNVLIIFISRISPRLHTPMYFFLSNLSFLDIWYTSSIVPKMLNNFLSLKKSISFHGCFTQLFIHLCLGGTECYLLLAMAYDRYVAICSPLHYTTIMHPSLCNKMASGCWIGGFINSLTHTLFALRLSFCGPNVINHFFCEVPSVLELSCTDASLNKTIIFFCAMLVVMGPFFLIIITYGYIINSILKINTSVGRKKAFSTCASHITVVTLFYGTIIFMYMRPGDTHVANQDKMATLFYSVVTPMLNPLIYTLRNKDIKGVLLEIKRKRNVP, encoded by the coding sequence ATGGGAATGATTACGTGGAACTACACAGAAGTTGAGGAATTCATTCTTCTGGGGTTGACCAGAAGCCCGGAGATGCAGATTATTTTATTTGTGATATTTCTTATCAGTTATGTTATATCCCTTATGGGTAATGTCCTTATTATTTTTATCAGCAGGATAAGCCCCCGGCTCCATACACCCATGTATTTCTTCTTGAGTAACTTATCATTTTTGGACATATGGTACACCTCCAGTATAGTTCCTAAAATGCTCAATAACTTTTTGTCATTGAAGAAAAGTATATCGTTTCATGGTTGTTTCACCCAACTGTTTATACACCTCTGTTTAGGAGGCACAGAATGTTACCTTCTCTTAGCAATGGCTTATGATCGTTATGTGGCTATATGCAGCCCCCTACACTATACCACTATTATGCATCCAAGCTTATGCAATAAAATGGCAAGCGGCTGTTGGATTGGAGGCTTTATAAACTCATTAACACACACATTGTTTGCATTGCGACTGTCATTCTGTGGCCCAAATGTCATTAACCATTTCTTCTGTGAAGTACCATCTGTACTAGAGCTATCCTGCACAGATGCCTCTCTTAACAAGACCATCATTTTCTTCTGTGCTATGTTGGTGGTAATGGGCCCATTTTtccttattattattacttatggCTACATTATCAACAGTATACTGAAGATCAATACATCAGTGGGACGGAAGAAGGCTTTTTCTACGTGTGCCTCGCACATAACTGTAGTCACTTTATTCTATGGTACAATCATTTTCATGTACATGAGACCAGGAGACACTCATGTGGCCAATCAGGACAAAATGGCCACCTTGTTCTATAGTGTTGTGACTCCTATGCTCAACCCTCTCATCTACACTTTGAGAAACAAGGATATTAAAGGGGTGTTGCTAGAGATTAAACGAAAAAGAAATGTGCCATAA
- the LOC120931270 gene encoding putative olfactory receptor 2B8 isoform X3, producing the protein MGMITWNYTEVEEFILLGLTRSPEMQIILFVIFLISYVISLMGNVLIIFISRISPRLHTPMYFFLSNLSFLDIWYTSSIVPKMLNNFLSLKKSISFHGCFTQLFIHLCLGGTECYLLLAMAYDRYVAICSPLHYTTIMHPSLCNKMASGCWIGGFINSLTHTLFALRLSFCGPNVINHFFCEVPSVLELSCTDASLNKTIIFFCAMLVVMGPFFLIIITYGYIINSILKINTSVGRKKAFSTCASHITVVTLFYGTIIFMYMRPGDTHVANQDKMATLFYSVVTPMLNPLIYTLRNKDIKGVVRRVLAKHL; encoded by the coding sequence ATGGGAATGATTACGTGGAACTACACAGAAGTTGAGGAATTCATTCTTCTGGGGTTGACCAGAAGCCCGGAGATGCAGATTATTTTATTTGTGATATTTCTTATCAGTTATGTTATATCCCTTATGGGTAATGTCCTTATTATTTTTATCAGCAGGATAAGCCCCCGGCTCCATACACCCATGTATTTCTTCTTGAGTAACTTATCATTTTTGGACATATGGTACACCTCCAGTATAGTTCCTAAAATGCTCAATAACTTTTTGTCATTGAAGAAAAGTATATCGTTTCATGGTTGTTTCACCCAACTGTTTATACACCTCTGTTTAGGAGGCACAGAATGTTACCTTCTCTTAGCAATGGCTTATGATCGTTATGTGGCTATATGCAGCCCCCTACACTATACCACTATTATGCATCCAAGCTTATGCAATAAAATGGCAAGCGGCTGTTGGATTGGAGGCTTTATAAACTCATTAACACACACATTGTTTGCATTGCGACTGTCATTCTGTGGCCCAAATGTCATTAACCATTTCTTCTGTGAAGTACCATCTGTACTAGAGCTATCCTGCACAGATGCCTCTCTTAACAAGACCATCATTTTCTTCTGTGCTATGTTGGTGGTAATGGGCCCATTTTtccttattattattacttatggCTACATTATCAACAGTATACTGAAGATCAATACATCAGTGGGACGGAAGAAGGCTTTTTCTACGTGTGCCTCGCACATAACTGTAGTCACTTTATTCTATGGTACAATCATTTTCATGTACATGAGACCAGGAGACACTCATGTGGCCAATCAGGACAAAATGGCCACCTTGTTCTATAGTGTTGTGACTCCTATGCTCAACCCTCTCATCTACACTTTGAGAAACAAGGATATTAAAGGGGT